In Leptidea sinapis chromosome 41, ilLepSina1.1, whole genome shotgun sequence, the following are encoded in one genomic region:
- the LOC126976562 gene encoding uncharacterized protein LOC126976562, with the protein MGSQSDGDGDGESSDKKRKYARISERDERNNDKYKIYFKRNYTRLFLENVTYSDYTVYVTSTDDEKLGNKNPIKLTQLFTENVKGITSVFRINSHKIAVTFQKAAAANCFLKYDSFLTKYKYKAFIPAHLVEKVGLIKFVPTDMSNEYIYQNITSDADIISVKRFMKKDENKKLTPMTTIAITFSSTTLPKYVFLNLFRYQVFTYIPPIIQCFKCFKFNHSAKVCRGTQMCSSCAGSHLYKECTMDTMCCINCGGAHLAISRDCPIKLKKLEEKRTLILNQNRTFASIIKTL; encoded by the coding sequence ATGGGGTCTCAAAGTGATGGAGATGGCGATGGGGAGTCTTCggacaaaaaaagaaaatacgcGCGGATTTCGGAGAGAGATGAGAGAAATAACgataagtataaaatttattttaaaagaaattatacTAGATTATTTCTAGAAAATGTCACATACAGTGACTATACCGTGTATGTTACATCAACGGACGATGAAAAGTTGGGTAATAAAAACCCTATAAAACTTACCCAACTCTTTACAGAAAATGTGAAAGGCATAACAAGCGTATTCAGAATAAATTCACATAAAATTGCTGTAACTTTTCAAAAAGCTGCTGCAGCAAACTGCTTTTTAAAATACGACAGTTttctaacaaaatataaatataaagccTTCATACCTGCCCACCTGGTTGAGAAGGTGGGTTTAATCAAATTTGTGCCAACTGATATGTCcaatgaatatatatatcaaaatatcacTTCAGATGCAGACATAATATCAGTTAAAAGATTCATGAAGAAAGATGAGAATAAAAAGTTAACACCAATGACCACAATAGCTATAACTTTTTCCTCAACAACTTTgccaaaatatgtatttttaaatctatttcgaTACCAAGTTTTTACATATATTCCACCAATAATTCAATGCTTCAAGTGTTTTAAGTTTAATCATTCAGCCAAAGTGTGCCGAGGCACACAAATGTGCTCCTCTTGTGCGGGCAGTCATTTATACAAAGAATGTACAATGGATACCATGTGTTGCATCAACTGCGGAGGGGCTCACCTAGCAATTTCAAGGGACTGtccaataaaattaaagaaatta